A single Lactuca sativa cultivar Salinas chromosome 8, Lsat_Salinas_v11, whole genome shotgun sequence DNA region contains:
- the LOC111918386 gene encoding protein IQ-domain 26, which translates to MFSDSGRTMGRVTRWLKGLFGTRKQKDSGDRKDTNSSCVGRSRRDPTISPPDKQIYITQSEEDQNKHAIAVAAATAAAADAAVAAAQAAVAVVKLTSQGLLAGGGREVSAAIKIQSLFRGYLSRKALRALKGLVKLQALVRGYMVRKQAAATLRSMEALVRAQSSVCAQKFHAMNRLQDSKERFDETRSDHTSIHSRRFSASFESSLNDESPKIVEMDPGYGRPKSRSRRANTWAWTPGYSDNMYAQTASSPHRHQSPVRLPIPSSQSHEFEWAPHLVPTRYRPVSPSKSVCTDGSSSNRSYMANTKSFNAKLRSHSAPKQRPEFGFGVKKKVPLNEMMESRNSVSFGVKMQRSSSQAQEATSFKNAIMGRLGGSSDIQW; encoded by the exons ATGTTCTCAGATTCTGGAAGAACAATGGGCAGAGTAACACGGTGGTTGAAGGGGCTGTTTGGAACCAGAAAACAAAAAGACTCCGGTGACCGGAAAGACACCAATAGTTCATGCGTCGGCCGCTCACGTAGAGACCCCACCATTTCTCCGCCGGATAAACAAATTTACATCACCCAGTCGGAGGAAGACCAGAATAAGCATGCAATTGCAGTTGCTGCTGCCACTGCCGCCGCCGCTGACGCTGCCGTTGCTGCCGCCCAAGCTGCCGTTGCCGTCGTTAAGCTCACTAGCCAGGGCCTTTTAGCCGGTGGTGGACGGGAAGTTTCAGCTGCCATCAAAATTCAATCGCTGTTTCGTGGATATTTG TCAAGAAAAGCATTGAGGGCATTAAAGGGATTAGTGAAACTTCAAGCATTAGTGAGAGGATATATGGTGAGAAAACAAGCAGCTGCTACACTGCGCAGCATGGAGGCTTTGGTGAGAGCGCAATCTAGCGTTTGTGCGCAGAAATTTCATGCCATGAACAGACTTCAAGATTCAAAA GAGAGGTTTGATGAGACGAGAAGTGACCACACATCTATTCATAGCAGAAGATTTTCAGCTTCATTTGAATCTTCCTTAAATGATGAAAGCccaaaaattgttgaaatggaCCCTGGGTATGGGAGGCCCAAATCAAGATCTAGAAGGGCTAACACATGGGCTTGGACACCGGGTTATTCAGATAACATGTATGCCCAAACCGCCTCATCCCCACATCGCCATCAATCCCCAGTCCGTTTACCAATACCTAGTTCACAGAGCCATGAGTTCGAGTGGGCCCCACATTTGGTGCCCACTCGATACAGACCGGTCTCTCCGTCTAAGAGTGTATGCACAGATGGGTCATCGAGTAACCGGAGTTACATGGCTAACACTAAGTCATTCAATGCTAAGTTAAGGTCTCATAGTGCACCGAAACAAAGACCAGAGTTTGGATTTGGAGTCAAGAAGAAGGTGCCACTTAATGAAATGATGGAGTCAAGAAATAGTGTAAGTTTTGGGGTGAAAATGCAAAGATCAAGCTCACAAGCACAAGAGGCCACAAGTTTCAAGAATGCTATTATGGGTAGGCTTGGTGGGTCCTCGGACATTCAATGGTGA